In Diabrotica undecimpunctata isolate CICGRU chromosome 4, icDiaUnde3, whole genome shotgun sequence, a single genomic region encodes these proteins:
- the dare gene encoding NADPH:adrenodoxin oxidoreductase, mitochondrial isoform X2: protein MCIFLSTKTQIKPKICIVGAGTAGFYAAQRLLKKLNSPEIDIIEKLPVPFGLVRFGVAPDHPEVKNVINTFTKVAESQCVKFLGNVSLGSDITLDQLRSAYHVVLLTYGADESRKLNIPGESLKNVIEARKIVGWYNGTPWDKNLDIDLNGETATIFGQGNVAMDVARILLSPVDDLKKTDITEYALESLSRSKIKTVYLIGRRGPLQAAYTIKELREMLKLPNCSSIWRSNDFTGISEHLSILSRPKKRITELMLKAVSENNIKGDKTFRPIFHRSPLELTGSSKVEKVVLGINKLDGSDVLTQTAVLTDQIEELKTDLAIPSIGYKSVQVDNGIPFDFKKGVVQNSSSKVDRGLYVSGWLGTGPTGVILSTMGNAFEVADKIVDDINKENLVDVPKEGYEQLRKIINEKNIQTVNWQQWEKIDKYEQDKGAKLGKPREKIVDIRKMLAVAETPL from the exons atgtgTAT ATTTTTAAGTACAAAAACCCAAATAAAACCAAAAATCTGTATCGTGGGAGCAGGAACCGCTGGATTTTACGCGGCGCAACGTTTACTAAAAAAGTTAAACTCCCCTGAGATAGACATCATCGAAAAGCTACCAGTACCTTTTGGCTTGGTAAG gTTTGGTGTTGCTCCAGATCATCCggaagttaaaaatgttattaatacttTCACGAAGGTAGCAGAGAGTCAATGTGTGAAGTTTTTAGGTAATGTTAGCTTGGGGAGCGATATTACTCTAGATCAGCTGAGAAGTGCCTATCATGTTGTACTCCTA ACCTATGGAGCTGATGAAAGTAGAAAACTCAACATTCCTGGTGAAAGCTTAAAAAACGTTATAGAAGCTAGAAAAATCGTAGGGTGGTACAATGGTACACCCTGGGATAAAAACTTAGATATAGATCTCAATGGAGAAACGGCTACTATTTTTGGTCAGGGAAATGTTGCAATGGATGTGGCTAGAATCCTTTTAAGTCCTGTGGATGATTTGAAG aaaacagATATAACTGAGTATGCACTGGAATCTTTATCaagatcaaaaataaaaacagtttaccTCATTGGTCGCAGAGGACCTCTACAAGCTGCATATACTATAAAAGAACTGAGAGAAATGCTCAAACTGCCTAACTGTTCATCAATTTGGCGATCTAATGATTTTACAGGGATATCTGAGCATCTATCCATCCTTTCAAGACCAAAAAAGAGAATTACAGAACTTATGTTGAAAGCTGTTAGTGAAAATAACATAAAAGGTGATAAAACATTTAGACCTATATTCCATAGATCTCCTTTAGAGCTGACTGGAAGCAGTAAGGTCGAAAAAGTTGTACTAGGAATCAACAAACTTGATGGATCAGATGTATTAACACAAACAGCTGTGCTGACAGAtcaaatagaagaactaaaaactGATTTAGCCATTCCTAGCATAGGTTATAAGTCTGTACAAGTAGACAATGGTATTCCCTTTGATTTTAAGAAAGGCGTAGTACAAAACAGTAGTTCTAAAGTCGATAGAGGCCTGTATGTATCAGGATGGTTAGGAACTGGTCCTACTGGAGTCATTTTGAGTACAATGGGCAATGCATTTGAAGTAGCAGATAAAATTGTTGATGATATCAACAAAGAAAACTTGGTAGATGTGCCAAAGGAAGGTTATGAACAATTAAGGAAGATTATTAATGAGAAAAATATACAAACTGTTAATTGGCAACAGTGGGAGAAGATTGATAAATATGAACAAGATAAAGGTGCTAAATTAGGTAAACCCAGAGAGAAGATTGTTGATATAAGGAAGATGTTGGCAGTTGCAGAAACTCCTTTGtaa
- the dare gene encoding NADPH:adrenodoxin oxidoreductase, mitochondrial isoform X1, which yields MTFRPNYLLNRFLSTKTQIKPKICIVGAGTAGFYAAQRLLKKLNSPEIDIIEKLPVPFGLVRFGVAPDHPEVKNVINTFTKVAESQCVKFLGNVSLGSDITLDQLRSAYHVVLLTYGADESRKLNIPGESLKNVIEARKIVGWYNGTPWDKNLDIDLNGETATIFGQGNVAMDVARILLSPVDDLKKTDITEYALESLSRSKIKTVYLIGRRGPLQAAYTIKELREMLKLPNCSSIWRSNDFTGISEHLSILSRPKKRITELMLKAVSENNIKGDKTFRPIFHRSPLELTGSSKVEKVVLGINKLDGSDVLTQTAVLTDQIEELKTDLAIPSIGYKSVQVDNGIPFDFKKGVVQNSSSKVDRGLYVSGWLGTGPTGVILSTMGNAFEVADKIVDDINKENLVDVPKEGYEQLRKIINEKNIQTVNWQQWEKIDKYEQDKGAKLGKPREKIVDIRKMLAVAETPL from the exons ATGACGTTTCGAcctaattaccttttaaataGATTTTTAAGTACAAAAACCCAAATAAAACCAAAAATCTGTATCGTGGGAGCAGGAACCGCTGGATTTTACGCGGCGCAACGTTTACTAAAAAAGTTAAACTCCCCTGAGATAGACATCATCGAAAAGCTACCAGTACCTTTTGGCTTGGTAAG gTTTGGTGTTGCTCCAGATCATCCggaagttaaaaatgttattaatacttTCACGAAGGTAGCAGAGAGTCAATGTGTGAAGTTTTTAGGTAATGTTAGCTTGGGGAGCGATATTACTCTAGATCAGCTGAGAAGTGCCTATCATGTTGTACTCCTA ACCTATGGAGCTGATGAAAGTAGAAAACTCAACATTCCTGGTGAAAGCTTAAAAAACGTTATAGAAGCTAGAAAAATCGTAGGGTGGTACAATGGTACACCCTGGGATAAAAACTTAGATATAGATCTCAATGGAGAAACGGCTACTATTTTTGGTCAGGGAAATGTTGCAATGGATGTGGCTAGAATCCTTTTAAGTCCTGTGGATGATTTGAAG aaaacagATATAACTGAGTATGCACTGGAATCTTTATCaagatcaaaaataaaaacagtttaccTCATTGGTCGCAGAGGACCTCTACAAGCTGCATATACTATAAAAGAACTGAGAGAAATGCTCAAACTGCCTAACTGTTCATCAATTTGGCGATCTAATGATTTTACAGGGATATCTGAGCATCTATCCATCCTTTCAAGACCAAAAAAGAGAATTACAGAACTTATGTTGAAAGCTGTTAGTGAAAATAACATAAAAGGTGATAAAACATTTAGACCTATATTCCATAGATCTCCTTTAGAGCTGACTGGAAGCAGTAAGGTCGAAAAAGTTGTACTAGGAATCAACAAACTTGATGGATCAGATGTATTAACACAAACAGCTGTGCTGACAGAtcaaatagaagaactaaaaactGATTTAGCCATTCCTAGCATAGGTTATAAGTCTGTACAAGTAGACAATGGTATTCCCTTTGATTTTAAGAAAGGCGTAGTACAAAACAGTAGTTCTAAAGTCGATAGAGGCCTGTATGTATCAGGATGGTTAGGAACTGGTCCTACTGGAGTCATTTTGAGTACAATGGGCAATGCATTTGAAGTAGCAGATAAAATTGTTGATGATATCAACAAAGAAAACTTGGTAGATGTGCCAAAGGAAGGTTATGAACAATTAAGGAAGATTATTAATGAGAAAAATATACAAACTGTTAATTGGCAACAGTGGGAGAAGATTGATAAATATGAACAAGATAAAGGTGCTAAATTAGGTAAACCCAGAGAGAAGATTGTTGATATAAGGAAGATGTTGGCAGTTGCAGAAACTCCTTTGtaa